One window of Trifolium pratense cultivar HEN17-A07 linkage group LG5, ARS_RC_1.1, whole genome shotgun sequence genomic DNA carries:
- the LOC123884005 gene encoding phospholipase A2-gamma-like, which produces MTSRNISRATAALALLSLLLSAVADSSANCSRKCIAEQCDTMGIKYGKYCGVGYWGCPGEQPCDDTDACCMAHDNCVDKFGMTHVKCHKKLKNCLTRVQKSGKVGFSKECPVSVVAPTMIRGMDLAILLSQLGDSVHDL; this is translated from the exons ATGACTTCCCGCAATATCTCACGCGCCACCGCCGCACTTGCGCTCCTCTCTCTCCTCCTCTCCGCCGTTGCCGATTCATCG GCTAATTGCAGCAGGAAATGCATTGCAGAGCAGTGTGATA CGATGGGAATCAAATACGGGAAATATTGCGGGGTGGGTTATTGGGGTTGTCCCGGCGAGCAACCGTGTGATGATACTGATGCTTGTTGCATGGCTCATGACAATTGTGTTGATAAATTTG GAATGACTCATGTGAAATGTCACAAGAAGTTAAAGAACTGTTTAACTAGGGTACAGAAATCTGGGAAGGTTGGATTTTCAAAAGAGTGTCCGGTCAGTGTCGTTGCGCCTACCATGATAAGAGGCATGGACTTGGCCATCTTGCTGAGCCAATTAGGTGACTCTGTTCATGATCTGTAA
- the LOC123884004 gene encoding GATA zinc finger domain-containing protein 14-like isoform X2 — MLHRSFKPAKCKTALKLAVSRIKLLRNKREAQVKVLKRELAKLLENGQDQTARIRVEHVVREEKTMAAYELVEIYCELIAARMPMIESQKNCPIDLKEAVASVIFATPRCSDIPELADVKKHMTSKYGKEFASAAIEVRPNCGVNRLLVEKLSVKAPDGPTKIKILTAIAEEHNIKWEPKSFGEDDTKASQDLLDGPSTLQKAAYEEPFQVNVPPPVHDEKGPPNSHSSSQPKPTHDAYTSSYEQSANADARKDSGINSTTSGMPNTETRSSGVGGQGVDFREPYSENRSSFPPSRQNWNMEFKDAASAAQAAAESADRATMAARAAAEFSNRENITRQHSSGSHSSPRRGSRDEASKDYAFHDGKHLSPGSVNSTIRKSSSGMHNEQSTSGEQHNLGGMPNENYRNSRPNVVKDPRAASIVGRAVGDDDNPFTHDSPMADTYHHNNLFKQESSDLYAMSMKKQASRDEDFGTEHHADGEMNTENNYHFEHARTNRQSGHSSSSHLFIPSDDDHNDNLNSNDWTIGNKAAEDLFVNEVNTQTNTIEPSSYNDTSVVFDDSESDDGDYKFDDDKKYNGGGSGLFLSSPSSKFQVDPLENTNSWSHGQNTGVQETSSGTQSHFSVISEKFTTSQVSFEKEDPLPATFDDSDDPGSDSETDLVKSRVSRTYDDENSVLDQIANHGALGSSSGKGKNLGTDRNSWSSPSSVGSDYVEEQSGKKVDVTNMSETNYGYDDVPTSEPSSTGRNSTLGLGSKTDIHTLKSPDNYDDTETLEKSHIESGMELSYGALKGGFRNKGYTRPPYIKKSDDISTSLGNTSIQNQRLPTVRTSTSFDAPVQDKYTPEVSRGNRNVVLKAHNKSSDSNSYDLVADSQETSTTHEPRVQNEQSEPKKKSSSRASIPFFDSDDSESEAERHRQNSASVARPISRVSRRTSASPKTSTGSNSNHAALSEVPMTPAGSRLGWKSSRASSENQGGSNPGSAENVASKPISEPNRPLDEQIVNSSSNSLPNTVIQDSDTPSKQKADHVHPKLPDYDSFAAHFLSLKKGRP; from the exons ATGTTGCATAGAAGTTTCAAACCTGCCAAGTG CAAAACGGCATTGAAGCTTGCCGTTTCCAGGATAAAGCTTTTGAGGAATAAGAGAGAAGCGCAGGTGAAGGTACTGAAAAGGGAATTGGCTAAATTGCTTGAGAATGGTCAGGATCAAACTGCGAGAATTCGG gtTGAACATGTTGTGAGGGAGGAGAAGACGATGGCAGCATATGAACTTGTTGAGATATACTGTGAACTTATCGCAGCTCGCATGCCCATGATTGAATCACAAAA AAATTGCCCCATTGATTTGAAGGAAGCAGTTGCTAGTGTAATATTTGCAACTCCTAGATGTTCCGACATACCTGAGCTTGCGGATGTGAAGAAGCATATGACGTCAAAGTATGGAAAAGAATTTGCATCAGCAGCAATTGAAGTACGCCCTAACTGTGGTGTGAATCGCTTG TTGGTTGAGAAATTGTCTGTTAAAGCACCTGATGGGCCAACTAAGATAAAAATACTGACTGCAATAGCTGAGGAGCATAATATCAAATGGGAACCCAAGTCATTTGGAGAAGATGATACAAAGGCTTCTCAAGACTTGCTG gATGGGCCAAGTACTCTTCAGAAAGCTGCTTATGAGGAACCTTTTCAAGTCAATGTTCCACCACCTGTTCATGATGAAAAGGGTCCTCCTAATTCACATTCTAGCTCACAACCTAAACCAACGCATGATGCATATACAAGTTCATATGAGCAGAGTGCAAATGCAGATGCTAGAAAGGATAGTGGCATTAACTCAACAACATCAGGCATGCCTAATACTGAAACCAGATCTTCAG GAGTTGGAGGCCAGGGAGTGGATTTTAGAGAACCATATTCTGAAAACAGGAGTTCATTTCCTCCCAGCAGGCAGAATTGGAACATGGAATTCAAGGATGCTGCCTCTGCTGCGCAGGCTGCTGCAGAATCTGCTGATCGTGCAACAATGGCTGCAAGAGCAGCTGCAGAATTTTCAAATCGTGAAAACATAACAAGGCAGCATTCAAGTGGATCACATAGCTCTCCTCGTAGGGGGTCAAGAGATGAAGCATCAAAAGACTATGCTTTTCATGATGGGAAACATCTTTCTCCTGGTTCTGTTAATAGCACCATCCGTAAAAGCAGTTCTGGGATGCACAACGAACAAAGCACCTCTGGAGAACAACATAATCTGGGTGGAATGCCCAATGAAAATTACAGGAATAGTCGACCGAATGTGGTGAAAGATCCCCGCGCAGCTTCAATAGTAGGTCGTGCTGTTGGTGATGATGATAACCCATTTACCCATGATTCTCCGATGGCTGATACATACCACCACAATAACTTGTTTAAGCAAGAGAGCAGCGACTTATATGCGATGAGTATGAAAAAGCAAGCAAGCAGAGATGAAGATTTTGGGACTGAACATCATGCTGATGGTGAGATGAATACTGAAAACAATTATCACTTTGAACATGCAAGGACAAATAGACAATCTGGACACTCTTCCTCTTCTCATCTCTTTATTCCAAGTGACGACGATCACAATGATAATTTGAACTCAAATGACTGGACGATTGGGAACAAGGCTGCGGAAGACCTTTTTGTTAATGAAGTAAACACACAGACAAACACTATAGAACCAAGTTCTTATAATGATACTTCTGTTGTATTTGATGATTCCGAATCAGATGATGGTGATTATAAATTTGATGATGATAAGAAATACAATGGTGGTGGATCTGGGTTGTTCCTCTCATCTCCTAGTAGCAAATTCCAAGTTGATCCATTGGAAAATACGAATTCTTGGAGCCACGGACAAAACACTGGTGTGCAAGAGACGAGTTCTGGTACACAATCACATTTTTCTGTGATTTCTGAAAAATTTACGACGTCTCAAGTTTCTTTTGAAAAAGAAGACCCATTGCCTGCCACTTTTGATGATTCAGATGACCCAGGTTCAGATAGTGAGACAGATCTTGTTAAGTCTAGAGTTTCTAGGACCTATGATGATGAAAATTCTGTCCTTGATCAGATTGCAAACCACGGGGCTCTAGGGTCCTCATCAGGAAAGGGTAAGAATCTTGGTACTGACAGAAATTCTTGGTCGTCACCATCTTCAGTCGGTTCAGATTATGTGGAAGAGCAGTCTGGGAAAAAGGTAGATGTCACTAATATGTCAGAAACAAATTATGGTTATGATGACGTGCCAACTAGTGAGCCGTCTTCAACAGGAAGAAACTCTACATTGGGTTTGGGTTCCAAGACAGATATCCATACATTGAAGTCACCTGATAATTATGATGATACTGAAACTTTGGAGAAATCTCATATAGAAAGTGGTATGGAATTAAGCTATGGAGCATTGAAGGGGGGTTTTCGCAATAAAGGTTATACGCGGCCACCTTATATTAAGAAATCAGATGATATTTCAACTTCATTGGGAAACACTTCAATCCAGAATCAAAGATTGCCTACAGTGAGGACTTCAACCAGTTTTGATGCTCCTGTTCAGGACAAATATACACCCGAAGTGAGCAGAGGAAATAGAAATGTGGTCTTGAAAGCACACAACAAATCTTCTGATTCTAATAGTTATGACCTGGTTGCAGACTCACAAGAGACCTCTACTACTCATGAACCTCGCGTTCAGAATGAGCAGAGTGaaccaaaaaagaaatcaaGCTCACGGGCATCGATTCCCTTCTTTGATTCCGATGATAGTGAATCTGAGGCTGAACGTCATAGACAGAATTCAGCTAGTGTTGCACGTCCTATTAGTAGAGTATCTCGTAGAACATCAGCTTCTCCAAAAACTAGTACAGGTTCAAATTCTAACCATGCTGCTTTATCTGAGGTTCCCATGACTCCTGCTGGTTCAAGGCTTGGATGGAAATCTTCAAGGGCTTCTTCTGAAAATCAGGGGGGATCTAATCCTGGATCAGCAGAAAATGTAGCTTCAAAACCAATTTCAGAACCAAATAGACCCTTAGATGAGCAAATTGTGAATTCATCTTCAAATTCTCTTCCTAATACAGTGATACAAGATAGTGACACCCCATCTAAGCAGAAAGCAGATCATGTTCATCCAAAGTTACCTGATTATGATTCCTTTGCTGCCCATTTCTTGTCTCTTAAGAAAGGTCGTCCATGA
- the LOC123884004 gene encoding GATA zinc finger domain-containing protein 14-like isoform X1, with amino-acid sequence MLHRSFKPAKCKTALKLAVSRIKLLRNKREAQVKVLKRELAKLLENGQDQTARIRVEHVVREEKTMAAYELVEIYCELIAARMPMIESQKNCPIDLKEAVASVIFATPRCSDIPELADVKKHMTSKYGKEFASAAIEVRPNCGVNRLLVEKLSVKAPDGPTKIKILTAIAEEHNIKWEPKSFGEDDTKASQDLLDGPSTLQKAAYEEPFQVNVPPPVHDEKGPPNSHSSSQPKPTHDAYTSSYEQSANADARKDSGINSTTSGMPNTETRSSGFFFAGVGGQGVDFREPYSENRSSFPPSRQNWNMEFKDAASAAQAAAESADRATMAARAAAEFSNRENITRQHSSGSHSSPRRGSRDEASKDYAFHDGKHLSPGSVNSTIRKSSSGMHNEQSTSGEQHNLGGMPNENYRNSRPNVVKDPRAASIVGRAVGDDDNPFTHDSPMADTYHHNNLFKQESSDLYAMSMKKQASRDEDFGTEHHADGEMNTENNYHFEHARTNRQSGHSSSSHLFIPSDDDHNDNLNSNDWTIGNKAAEDLFVNEVNTQTNTIEPSSYNDTSVVFDDSESDDGDYKFDDDKKYNGGGSGLFLSSPSSKFQVDPLENTNSWSHGQNTGVQETSSGTQSHFSVISEKFTTSQVSFEKEDPLPATFDDSDDPGSDSETDLVKSRVSRTYDDENSVLDQIANHGALGSSSGKGKNLGTDRNSWSSPSSVGSDYVEEQSGKKVDVTNMSETNYGYDDVPTSEPSSTGRNSTLGLGSKTDIHTLKSPDNYDDTETLEKSHIESGMELSYGALKGGFRNKGYTRPPYIKKSDDISTSLGNTSIQNQRLPTVRTSTSFDAPVQDKYTPEVSRGNRNVVLKAHNKSSDSNSYDLVADSQETSTTHEPRVQNEQSEPKKKSSSRASIPFFDSDDSESEAERHRQNSASVARPISRVSRRTSASPKTSTGSNSNHAALSEVPMTPAGSRLGWKSSRASSENQGGSNPGSAENVASKPISEPNRPLDEQIVNSSSNSLPNTVIQDSDTPSKQKADHVHPKLPDYDSFAAHFLSLKKGRP; translated from the exons ATGTTGCATAGAAGTTTCAAACCTGCCAAGTG CAAAACGGCATTGAAGCTTGCCGTTTCCAGGATAAAGCTTTTGAGGAATAAGAGAGAAGCGCAGGTGAAGGTACTGAAAAGGGAATTGGCTAAATTGCTTGAGAATGGTCAGGATCAAACTGCGAGAATTCGG gtTGAACATGTTGTGAGGGAGGAGAAGACGATGGCAGCATATGAACTTGTTGAGATATACTGTGAACTTATCGCAGCTCGCATGCCCATGATTGAATCACAAAA AAATTGCCCCATTGATTTGAAGGAAGCAGTTGCTAGTGTAATATTTGCAACTCCTAGATGTTCCGACATACCTGAGCTTGCGGATGTGAAGAAGCATATGACGTCAAAGTATGGAAAAGAATTTGCATCAGCAGCAATTGAAGTACGCCCTAACTGTGGTGTGAATCGCTTG TTGGTTGAGAAATTGTCTGTTAAAGCACCTGATGGGCCAACTAAGATAAAAATACTGACTGCAATAGCTGAGGAGCATAATATCAAATGGGAACCCAAGTCATTTGGAGAAGATGATACAAAGGCTTCTCAAGACTTGCTG gATGGGCCAAGTACTCTTCAGAAAGCTGCTTATGAGGAACCTTTTCAAGTCAATGTTCCACCACCTGTTCATGATGAAAAGGGTCCTCCTAATTCACATTCTAGCTCACAACCTAAACCAACGCATGATGCATATACAAGTTCATATGAGCAGAGTGCAAATGCAGATGCTAGAAAGGATAGTGGCATTAACTCAACAACATCAGGCATGCCTAATACTGAAACCAGATCTTCAG GATTCTTTTTCGCAGGAGTTGGAGGCCAGGGAGTGGATTTTAGAGAACCATATTCTGAAAACAGGAGTTCATTTCCTCCCAGCAGGCAGAATTGGAACATGGAATTCAAGGATGCTGCCTCTGCTGCGCAGGCTGCTGCAGAATCTGCTGATCGTGCAACAATGGCTGCAAGAGCAGCTGCAGAATTTTCAAATCGTGAAAACATAACAAGGCAGCATTCAAGTGGATCACATAGCTCTCCTCGTAGGGGGTCAAGAGATGAAGCATCAAAAGACTATGCTTTTCATGATGGGAAACATCTTTCTCCTGGTTCTGTTAATAGCACCATCCGTAAAAGCAGTTCTGGGATGCACAACGAACAAAGCACCTCTGGAGAACAACATAATCTGGGTGGAATGCCCAATGAAAATTACAGGAATAGTCGACCGAATGTGGTGAAAGATCCCCGCGCAGCTTCAATAGTAGGTCGTGCTGTTGGTGATGATGATAACCCATTTACCCATGATTCTCCGATGGCTGATACATACCACCACAATAACTTGTTTAAGCAAGAGAGCAGCGACTTATATGCGATGAGTATGAAAAAGCAAGCAAGCAGAGATGAAGATTTTGGGACTGAACATCATGCTGATGGTGAGATGAATACTGAAAACAATTATCACTTTGAACATGCAAGGACAAATAGACAATCTGGACACTCTTCCTCTTCTCATCTCTTTATTCCAAGTGACGACGATCACAATGATAATTTGAACTCAAATGACTGGACGATTGGGAACAAGGCTGCGGAAGACCTTTTTGTTAATGAAGTAAACACACAGACAAACACTATAGAACCAAGTTCTTATAATGATACTTCTGTTGTATTTGATGATTCCGAATCAGATGATGGTGATTATAAATTTGATGATGATAAGAAATACAATGGTGGTGGATCTGGGTTGTTCCTCTCATCTCCTAGTAGCAAATTCCAAGTTGATCCATTGGAAAATACGAATTCTTGGAGCCACGGACAAAACACTGGTGTGCAAGAGACGAGTTCTGGTACACAATCACATTTTTCTGTGATTTCTGAAAAATTTACGACGTCTCAAGTTTCTTTTGAAAAAGAAGACCCATTGCCTGCCACTTTTGATGATTCAGATGACCCAGGTTCAGATAGTGAGACAGATCTTGTTAAGTCTAGAGTTTCTAGGACCTATGATGATGAAAATTCTGTCCTTGATCAGATTGCAAACCACGGGGCTCTAGGGTCCTCATCAGGAAAGGGTAAGAATCTTGGTACTGACAGAAATTCTTGGTCGTCACCATCTTCAGTCGGTTCAGATTATGTGGAAGAGCAGTCTGGGAAAAAGGTAGATGTCACTAATATGTCAGAAACAAATTATGGTTATGATGACGTGCCAACTAGTGAGCCGTCTTCAACAGGAAGAAACTCTACATTGGGTTTGGGTTCCAAGACAGATATCCATACATTGAAGTCACCTGATAATTATGATGATACTGAAACTTTGGAGAAATCTCATATAGAAAGTGGTATGGAATTAAGCTATGGAGCATTGAAGGGGGGTTTTCGCAATAAAGGTTATACGCGGCCACCTTATATTAAGAAATCAGATGATATTTCAACTTCATTGGGAAACACTTCAATCCAGAATCAAAGATTGCCTACAGTGAGGACTTCAACCAGTTTTGATGCTCCTGTTCAGGACAAATATACACCCGAAGTGAGCAGAGGAAATAGAAATGTGGTCTTGAAAGCACACAACAAATCTTCTGATTCTAATAGTTATGACCTGGTTGCAGACTCACAAGAGACCTCTACTACTCATGAACCTCGCGTTCAGAATGAGCAGAGTGaaccaaaaaagaaatcaaGCTCACGGGCATCGATTCCCTTCTTTGATTCCGATGATAGTGAATCTGAGGCTGAACGTCATAGACAGAATTCAGCTAGTGTTGCACGTCCTATTAGTAGAGTATCTCGTAGAACATCAGCTTCTCCAAAAACTAGTACAGGTTCAAATTCTAACCATGCTGCTTTATCTGAGGTTCCCATGACTCCTGCTGGTTCAAGGCTTGGATGGAAATCTTCAAGGGCTTCTTCTGAAAATCAGGGGGGATCTAATCCTGGATCAGCAGAAAATGTAGCTTCAAAACCAATTTCAGAACCAAATAGACCCTTAGATGAGCAAATTGTGAATTCATCTTCAAATTCTCTTCCTAATACAGTGATACAAGATAGTGACACCCCATCTAAGCAGAAAGCAGATCATGTTCATCCAAAGTTACCTGATTATGATTCCTTTGCTGCCCATTTCTTGTCTCTTAAGAAAGGTCGTCCATGA